CACCCAGAGATTCAGGCGTTCATCGACCAGTCGGCCGACGCACCGGCGTTCCACGAGATGCCGATGGAGGACGTTCGGGCGACCACGAACACCGTGTTCGCCGTCGAGAACCCGACCGAGGTCGGGGAGGTCGTCGACCGAACCGTCCCCGGGGAGGCCGACGACGTCCCGATTCGCATCTACCTCCCGACGGGCGACGGCCCGTTCGGGGTGACGGTGTTCTTCCACGGCGGCGGGTTCGTCTCCGGCGGCCTCGACAGCCACGACGAACTCTGTCGGGAACTGGCGAACGCGGCGGGCGTCGCCGTCGTCGCCGTCGACTACCGACTCGCGCCCGAACACCCCTTCCCGGCGGCCGTCGTCGACGCCTACGCCGCGACCGAGTGGGTCGCCGAGAACGCCGACTCGTTCGGCGGTGACGCCTCCCGACTCGCCGTCGCCGGCGACTCCGCCGGGGGCAATCTCGCGGCCGTCGTCGCGCAGATGGCCCGCGACCGGGGCGGCCCGGACATCGCCTACCAGGCGCTGCTCTACCCGACCGTCTCGCACACGCAGGACTGGCCGTCGGTCGAGGAGAACGGCGAGGGGTACTTCATCGGCGCGGCGGACCTCGTCTGGTTCGACGACCAGTACTACGAACACGACGTCGACCGGATGAACGTCTACGCCTCGCCGCTGCTCGCGCCCGACTTCGAGGGACTCCCACCGGCGACGGTCGTCACCGGCGGGTTCGACCCGCTCCGGGACGAGGGGGTTGCGTACGCCGAGCGACTGGAGGCCGCCGGCGTCGACGTGACGCACCACCACTACGACGACGTCATCCACGCGTTCGTCCAGATGGCGGTCGCACCGTTCGGCTTCGAGCGTTCGGGCGAGGCGTTCGACGACGTGGCCGGCGACCTGCGCGACGCGCTGAACTGAGGCCGCGAGCGTCGTCGCGCTGGTCCGCCTCTCGCCGGGGAAACAGCCATGTACGTCGTCGCGAATGACTCGACACCCGGACCCGGGACGGCGTCCGCGACGGGTCGCCCGGCCACCGGCTACCGACGGGGGAACACACGACAGATGGCATTCTCGATCGACGGCGCGGTTTCGAGCGGTATCGGCA
The nucleotide sequence above comes from Halomarina ordinaria. Encoded proteins:
- a CDS encoding alpha/beta hydrolase, with the translated sequence MRAQEPHPEIQAFIDQSADAPAFHEMPMEDVRATTNTVFAVENPTEVGEVVDRTVPGEADDVPIRIYLPTGDGPFGVTVFFHGGGFVSGGLDSHDELCRELANAAGVAVVAVDYRLAPEHPFPAAVVDAYAATEWVAENADSFGGDASRLAVAGDSAGGNLAAVVAQMARDRGGPDIAYQALLYPTVSHTQDWPSVEENGEGYFIGAADLVWFDDQYYEHDVDRMNVYASPLLAPDFEGLPPATVVTGGFDPLRDEGVAYAERLEAAGVDVTHHHYDDVIHAFVQMAVAPFGFERSGEAFDDVAGDLRDALN